The genomic interval GCCCAGGGCGTCTGCCTGCCTCTGACCACGCAGCGGGACGCAGCCGAGATCGGCCCCGCGCTCGACGCCCTTCACCGGGACGGCGGGCTTTCAGGCATGAGTCGGGCCGGCTGGGGCAAACACGCCATTACCGGCGCTGCGAAATGCGCCCGCCTGTTGCTCAATGAAACCGAATGAGACCGGCCGCCGCTACGACCGTATTGCCGAATGGTGGGATGCGCAGATGGTCGGCAAGACAGTGGGTATCGCCTACCTCCACCGCGCCATCGGACTTGCGCGGACGCACGGCTCAGCGCTCGACGTCGGTTGTGGTGTGGGGCGACTGAGCCGCCTTCTGGCTGAAGCCGGATTGACCGTCACCGGCGTCGACGTCTCAGCCAAGATGATCCGTATCGCCGCCGGCCGTCTCCCCGGCATTCGCTTCATACGCGCCGACTTCCTTACCTGGCAGCGCCCCGTCGAATACGACCTTGTGGTTGCCTGGGACAGTCTCTTCC from bacterium carries:
- a CDS encoding class I SAM-dependent methyltransferase; translated protein: MKPNETGRRYDRIAEWWDAQMVGKTVGIAYLHRAIGLARTHGSALDVGCGVGRLSRLLAEAGLTVTGVDVSAKMIRIAAGRLPGIRFIRADFLTWQRPVEYDLVVAWDSLFHVAPDGQVEATDRLCDAVAPDGILLFTCGGIGGRKGRRGFMNGVEFHYGSLAEPEYLDILKKHCCDCLAAERDQLPYDHLVILARKTAAV